From the Mustelus asterias chromosome 22, sMusAst1.hap1.1, whole genome shotgun sequence genome, one window contains:
- the LOC144510016 gene encoding complement C1q subcomponent subunit B-like, translated as MSHQMNHMVLVLLLWVVASSTQETCPASSGIHGSPGQPGRPGASGTNGRDGSPGRKGNPGPPGSAGMVGHKGEKGDQGFEGMTGKMGPEGQNGEKGERGAKGEKGGKGDVGDHTSTLKSAFSMARSTSMSPRKGQPIKFDKTISNEQRSYSPRNWKFQCQIPGLYYFSYHATSKGNLCVNIMLNRVKQVGFCDQVYNSFQVSSGGVILKLRQNDAVHLETTESNSILGTEGADSVFNGFLIFPD; from the exons ATGTCACATCAAATGAACCACATGGTGCTGGTGCTCCTCTTGTGGGTGGTGGCATCATCAACACAAGAGACATGCCCAGCTTCTTCTGGCATTCATGGCAGCCCTGGCCAACCGGGAAGGCCCGGGGCATCTGGTACAAATGGCAGGGATGGTTCACCTGGACGGAAAGGAAACCCAG GTCCCCCTGGATCAGCTGGGATGGTTGGTCACAAAGGAGAGAAGGGTGACCAAGGCTTCGAGGGCATGACTGGAAAAATGGGACCTGAAGGTCAAAATGGAGAAAAAGGAGAAAGAGGAGCAAAGGGGGAAAAGGGCGGGAAAGGAGATGTCGGAGACCACACCAGTACCCTGAAGTCAGCCTTTTCCATGGCCAGGAGCACAAGCATGAGCCCAAGAAAAGGCCAGCCAATAAAATTTGACAAAACGATATCCAACGAACAAAGGAGTTATTCACCGAGAAATTGGAAATTCCAGTGTCAAATACCGGGCCTGTATTATTTCTCATATCATGCAACTTCCAAGGGGAACCTTTGTGTCAACATCATGCTGAATAGGGTAAAACAGGTTGGTTTCTGCGATCAGGTGTACAATTCATTCCAGGTGAGTTCCGGGGGAGTAATCCTTAAACTGAGACAAAACGATGCAGTCCATCTCGAAACGACAGAGTCCAATTCAATCCTGGGAACGGAGGGAGCTGACAGTGTCTTCAACGGATTCCTCATATTCCCAGATTAG